In a genomic window of Holophagaceae bacterium:
- a CDS encoding phosphate ABC transporter substrate-binding protein yields MRKHLALALALIAPGIASAQAVKVDAKLSIYKKTSGISGNLNSIGSDTLNNLMTYWVESFNKQYPNVKIQVEGKGSSTAPPALIEGTSQLGPMSREMKGEEIDKFEKKYGYKPTKVAVAIDTLAVFVHKDNPIKSLTLQEVDAMFSKTRKGGHPKDAKTWGDLGLKGAWAPKPISLYGRNSASGTYGYFKEHALFKGDYRDTVKEQPGSSSVVQSVSSDRTAAGYSGIGYATSGVRAVPLADEKRYNGEAFQATYANALNGKYPMARFLYVYINHNPKKPIDPLTKEFIKFVLSKEGQEIVVKDGYLPLTAAMETSEMKKLN; encoded by the coding sequence ATGCGCAAACATCTGGCTCTGGCCCTGGCCCTCATCGCCCCTGGCATCGCATCCGCCCAGGCCGTGAAGGTGGACGCCAAGCTTTCAATCTACAAGAAGACCTCCGGCATCTCCGGGAACTTGAATTCCATCGGCTCGGACACGTTGAACAACCTCATGACCTACTGGGTCGAGTCCTTCAACAAGCAGTATCCGAATGTGAAGATCCAGGTGGAAGGCAAGGGCTCCAGCACAGCGCCCCCGGCGCTGATCGAGGGCACCTCCCAGCTCGGTCCCATGAGCCGCGAGATGAAGGGCGAAGAGATCGACAAATTCGAGAAGAAATACGGCTACAAACCCACCAAGGTGGCCGTGGCCATCGATACCCTGGCGGTGTTCGTGCACAAGGACAACCCGATCAAATCCCTGACCCTGCAGGAAGTCGACGCGATGTTCTCGAAAACCCGCAAGGGCGGGCATCCGAAGGATGCTAAAACCTGGGGTGACCTGGGGTTGAAGGGCGCCTGGGCTCCCAAGCCCATTTCCCTCTACGGACGCAACAGCGCGTCGGGCACCTATGGCTACTTCAAGGAGCACGCGCTCTTCAAGGGCGATTACAGGGACACCGTCAAGGAGCAGCCGGGTTCCAGTTCCGTCGTGCAGAGTGTCTCCAGCGATCGGACCGCAGCGGGCTACTCGGGCATCGGCTACGCCACTTCCGGCGTGCGCGCCGTGCCTCTGGCCGACGAGAAGCGCTATAACGGCGAGGCCTTCCAGGCGACCTACGCGAACGCCCTCAACGGCAAGTACCCCATGGCCCGGTTCCTCTATGTCTACATCAACCACAATCCCAAGAAGCCGATCGATCCCCTGACCAAGGAATTCATCAAGTTCGTCCTCAGCAAGGAAGGCCAGGAAATCGTGGTGAAGGACGGCTACCTGCCCCTCACGGCGGCCATGGAAACCTCCGAGATGAAGAAATTGAACTGA
- a CDS encoding ABC transporter permease subunit has protein sequence MAALISVGGLTIIAAVLGMMVFIAKEAMPLFRPPSSASLGAFKLPPSQGLLVDESGKAAVLVSPQDGLQIHRLPDGQLLSTLADGPARPWRSHTPLQPRGEMLVQGQDGKLAVGSLKWSKTPGENNPANWVLEPNWEGAIPVQGEIRQLQSFRIAESAGMSGGRTLRLVGSASSGLVWLESALDETKPVALKPVPLPPGLNATCAIWNLDASALYVGTQEGAVLDFKMEGEPELLTSSEFGEPVSALGFTIGGTSLLVGGTNGKLVAYQQVRVNEVFQLQPFHAFPSLSGAVLGFSHGLRDKRFLAWTSSQVVVDHLTTERRLFSAAVDHAAQAAIAPRGDLVLAGSSDGLVRSWSLAAPHADVSQKSLWGKVHYEGYEKPDFVWQSTGGTDDFEPKFGMMPLIFGTLKGTLYAMLFALPLAIFAALYTSQFASLNLRNTIKPAVEIMAALPSVVLGFLAGLVLAPLFEKVAVELLLFPLTTLLCVGLLLPFWSRLPHRWRTIWGDGREVIWVAPVLILGLFVAYQAGPWFERAFLGGSYRGWLQSAHGITFDQRNSLVVGFAMGFAVIPIIFTISEDALNSVPKSLTSASLACGASPWQTAWRVVLPTASPGIFSAVMVGLGRAIGETMIVLMATGNTPVMDWSPFNGMRTLAANIAVEIPEAPLHGSLYRVLFLAALLLFAFTFVLNTIAELVRQRLRKRFESL, from the coding sequence ATGGCCGCGCTCATCTCCGTGGGCGGCCTCACGATCATCGCCGCGGTACTGGGAATGATGGTCTTCATCGCCAAAGAGGCGATGCCCCTTTTCCGGCCACCATCTTCAGCCTCTTTGGGGGCCTTCAAACTGCCTCCTTCCCAAGGCCTGCTCGTGGATGAATCCGGGAAGGCCGCGGTGCTGGTTTCACCGCAGGATGGACTCCAGATCCACCGCCTTCCCGATGGGCAGCTCCTTTCTACGCTGGCGGACGGCCCGGCCCGCCCCTGGCGGTCCCACACGCCCCTGCAGCCTCGCGGGGAAATGCTGGTGCAAGGACAAGATGGCAAGCTCGCCGTGGGCTCGCTGAAATGGTCTAAAACGCCAGGAGAAAACAATCCAGCCAACTGGGTCCTGGAACCCAACTGGGAAGGCGCGATCCCCGTCCAGGGCGAGATCCGGCAATTGCAATCCTTCAGGATCGCTGAAAGCGCCGGCATGAGCGGCGGCCGGACCCTCCGCCTGGTCGGTTCGGCTTCCTCCGGTCTGGTGTGGCTGGAATCCGCGCTCGATGAAACAAAACCTGTCGCCTTGAAGCCAGTTCCCTTGCCGCCCGGACTCAACGCCACCTGCGCCATCTGGAACCTGGACGCGAGCGCGCTCTACGTCGGCACCCAGGAAGGCGCGGTCCTCGATTTCAAGATGGAAGGAGAACCCGAACTCCTGACCAGCTCTGAATTCGGCGAGCCCGTCAGCGCGCTTGGCTTCACCATCGGAGGGACTTCCCTGCTGGTGGGCGGAACAAACGGCAAGCTGGTGGCGTACCAGCAGGTCCGCGTGAACGAGGTTTTCCAGCTTCAGCCTTTCCATGCCTTTCCCTCCCTCAGCGGCGCGGTGCTCGGGTTCTCGCACGGCCTCCGGGACAAGCGGTTCCTGGCCTGGACCTCCTCCCAGGTGGTCGTGGACCACTTGACCACCGAGCGAAGGCTCTTCAGCGCGGCCGTGGATCATGCCGCGCAGGCGGCCATCGCGCCCCGCGGCGACCTGGTCCTCGCAGGCTCCAGCGATGGCCTGGTCCGATCCTGGAGCCTGGCCGCCCCCCACGCCGATGTCAGCCAGAAAAGCCTTTGGGGCAAGGTCCACTACGAAGGCTATGAGAAGCCTGATTTCGTCTGGCAGAGCACCGGGGGCACCGATGATTTCGAGCCCAAGTTCGGGATGATGCCGCTGATTTTCGGGACCCTGAAAGGCACGCTCTACGCCATGCTTTTCGCGCTGCCCCTGGCCATTTTCGCCGCGCTCTACACCAGCCAGTTCGCCAGCTTGAACTTGCGCAACACCATCAAGCCCGCCGTGGAGATCATGGCTGCCCTGCCCTCGGTGGTCCTGGGTTTCCTGGCGGGCCTCGTGCTGGCTCCCCTCTTTGAAAAAGTGGCGGTGGAACTTTTGCTTTTTCCGCTCACGACCCTGCTGTGCGTAGGGCTCCTCCTGCCCTTCTGGAGCCGCCTTCCCCACAGATGGCGCACCATCTGGGGCGATGGCCGCGAGGTCATCTGGGTGGCGCCGGTGCTGATCCTGGGCCTATTCGTGGCCTACCAAGCGGGTCCGTGGTTCGAGCGGGCCTTTCTCGGAGGCAGCTACCGCGGCTGGCTCCAGTCCGCGCATGGCATCACCTTCGACCAGCGCAACAGCCTGGTGGTGGGCTTCGCCATGGGATTCGCGGTGATCCCCATCATCTTCACCATCAGTGAAGACGCCTTGAACTCAGTTCCGAAATCCCTCACCAGCGCCAGCCTGGCCTGCGGAGCATCCCCCTGGCAGACAGCCTGGCGCGTGGTGCTGCCCACCGCCAGTCCCGGCATTTTCTCGGCGGTGATGGTGGGCCTGGGCCGCGCCATCGGCGAGACCATGATCGTGCTCATGGCCACCGGCAACACCCCGGTGATGGACTGGAGCCCCTTCAACGGCATGCGGACCTTGGCGGCCAACATCGCGGTGGAAATACCCGAAGCGCCGCTGCACGGATCGCTCTACCGGGTGCTCTTCCTGGCGGCCCTGCTGCTCTTCGCTTTCACTTTCGTTCTCAACACCATCGCAGAGCTGGTCCGCCAGCGCCTGCGCAAACGATTTGAGAGCCTCTGA
- the pstA gene encoding phosphate ABC transporter permease PstA: protein MMRFMQWLRRGNVFIWFSGAMLSLCLLMILGLVGFLAVKGLGVFWPQTLVQAQGPEGPILGEITAFEAPQGTEPAKVQFRVGNRDIFGQDFKWFKAEEISGRQLPKDALLIERLENGVFIGRIQDISREGQVIAKEGAAAEEVKRLLPATNKLQARIRDIEKGAVGDLNRKLDDCRQALDSAGDPKARTALEQKEQGLKSQYDRLQTELDGLRATARTHSVTLLAVDGQTKEIPLGGIVRIVPANELGWFGKVRLYFSRLWEFVADDPRESNTEGGIFPAIFGTVMMVLIMSVLVVPLGVVTALFLREYAKDGLLVRAVRVAVNNLAGVPSIVFGVFGLGFFVYAVGGTIDQLFYSSKLPTPTYGTGGIIWASLTLALLTVPVVVVATEEALAAVPRNQREASLALGATKWQTIWNVVLPGAAPGILTGLILAMSRGAGEVAPLMLTGVVKLAPSMPLDGSFPFLHLDRKFMHLGFHIYDVGFQSPNSEAAKPMVFMTALLLLLVVVFLNLFALRLRRKLRARLGGSTF from the coding sequence ATGATGCGCTTCATGCAATGGCTCCGGCGCGGCAACGTCTTCATCTGGTTCTCGGGCGCCATGCTTTCCCTCTGCCTCCTGATGATCCTGGGACTTGTGGGATTCCTGGCCGTGAAGGGCCTCGGAGTGTTCTGGCCCCAGACCCTGGTCCAGGCCCAAGGGCCCGAGGGCCCCATCCTCGGCGAGATCACCGCCTTTGAAGCCCCCCAGGGGACGGAACCCGCAAAGGTCCAATTCCGCGTAGGCAACCGGGACATCTTCGGCCAGGATTTCAAATGGTTCAAGGCCGAGGAAATCAGCGGGCGCCAACTGCCGAAGGATGCCTTGCTGATTGAACGGCTGGAAAACGGCGTCTTCATCGGCCGGATCCAGGATATCTCCCGGGAAGGACAGGTGATCGCCAAGGAGGGTGCCGCGGCGGAAGAGGTGAAGCGCCTGCTCCCCGCCACCAACAAGCTCCAGGCCCGGATCCGGGACATCGAGAAGGGCGCTGTGGGGGACCTGAACCGGAAGCTCGACGACTGCCGCCAAGCCCTGGATTCCGCGGGCGATCCGAAGGCGCGGACAGCCCTTGAACAAAAAGAACAAGGACTCAAGTCCCAGTACGACCGGCTCCAGACGGAGTTGGATGGACTGCGGGCCACGGCCAGAACCCACAGCGTGACCCTGCTGGCGGTGGATGGCCAGACCAAGGAAATCCCGCTCGGGGGCATCGTCCGGATCGTGCCGGCCAACGAACTGGGCTGGTTTGGGAAGGTCCGCCTGTATTTTTCAAGGCTCTGGGAATTCGTGGCGGACGACCCGCGGGAGTCCAACACCGAGGGAGGCATTTTCCCCGCCATTTTCGGCACGGTGATGATGGTGCTGATCATGTCGGTGCTCGTGGTGCCGCTGGGCGTGGTGACCGCGCTTTTCCTGCGCGAATACGCCAAGGATGGCCTGCTGGTGCGGGCGGTGCGCGTGGCGGTGAACAACCTGGCCGGCGTTCCCTCCATCGTCTTCGGCGTGTTCGGCCTGGGCTTCTTCGTCTATGCCGTGGGCGGCACCATCGACCAGCTTTTTTACTCATCGAAACTGCCCACGCCCACCTACGGGACGGGCGGCATCATCTGGGCCTCCCTCACCCTGGCCCTGCTCACGGTCCCCGTGGTGGTGGTGGCGACCGAGGAAGCCCTGGCGGCGGTGCCGAGGAACCAGCGGGAGGCGAGCCTGGCCCTGGGCGCCACCAAGTGGCAGACCATCTGGAACGTGGTGCTGCCGGGCGCCGCGCCGGGCATCCTCACCGGCTTGATCCTCGCCATGTCCCGCGGCGCGGGCGAAGTGGCCCCGCTCATGCTCACCGGCGTGGTGAAACTCGCGCCGTCGATGCCCCTGGATGGTTCCTTCCCCTTCCTGCATCTGGACCGGAAGTTCATGCACCTCGGCTTCCACATCTACGACGTGGGCTTCCAGAGTCCCAACAGCGAGGCCGCCAAGCCCATGGTGTTCATGACGGCCCTGCTGCTGCTGCTCGTCGTGGTCTTCCTCAATCTCTTCGCCCTGAGGCTCCGCCGCAAATTGAGGGCGCGCTTGGGCGGGAGCACCTTCTGA
- a CDS encoding phosphate ABC transporter ATP-binding protein, whose translation MEIDDPRIVPEPLALTEPPAPHAPAAKLADLPLTDASVLTSPTMLTVEDLDLFYGSKQALFDINLKVAKNTVMAFIGPSGCGKSTLLRCLNRMNDLIEGVRIQGKVSIGDANIYEPGVDVISLRKRTGMVFQKSNPFPKSIYENVAYGLRIQGVRDRQTLDEAVETSLQSAGLWEEVKDRLKDSALGLSGGQQQRLCIARALAVNPEVLLMDEPCSALDPIATSRIEELIFELKKKFTIVIVTHNMQQAARASDFTAFFWLGKLIESGLTEKMFTNPRERMTEDYITGRFG comes from the coding sequence ATGGAAATCGATGATCCCAGGATCGTGCCGGAGCCGTTGGCCCTGACGGAGCCGCCCGCGCCGCACGCCCCTGCGGCCAAACTGGCGGACCTGCCGCTCACGGATGCGTCCGTGCTCACTTCGCCGACGATGCTGACGGTGGAGGATCTGGACCTTTTCTACGGCTCCAAACAGGCGCTGTTCGATATCAACCTGAAGGTCGCCAAGAACACCGTCATGGCTTTCATCGGTCCTTCCGGCTGCGGAAAAAGCACGCTGCTGCGCTGCCTCAACCGCATGAACGACCTCATCGAAGGCGTCCGGATCCAGGGCAAGGTCAGCATCGGCGACGCGAATATCTACGAGCCCGGCGTGGATGTCATCTCCCTGCGCAAGCGGACGGGAATGGTCTTCCAGAAATCCAATCCCTTCCCGAAATCCATCTACGAGAACGTGGCCTACGGGTTGCGCATCCAAGGGGTCCGGGACCGGCAGACCCTTGACGAGGCGGTGGAAACCAGCCTTCAATCCGCCGGCCTCTGGGAAGAAGTGAAGGACCGCCTCAAGGACTCGGCCCTGGGCTTGAGCGGCGGCCAGCAGCAGCGGCTCTGCATCGCCCGGGCCCTCGCGGTCAATCCGGAAGTGCTGCTGATGGACGAGCCCTGCTCCGCCCTGGACCCCATCGCCACGAGCCGCATCGAAGAATTGATATTCGAACTGAAAAAGAAATTCACCATCGTGATCGTCACCCACAACATGCAGCAGGCCGCCCGGGCCTCGGATTTCACGGCCTTCTTCTGGCTTGGAAAGCTCATCGAATCTGGTCTTACTGAGAAGATGTTCACCAATCCGCGGGAACGCATGACCGAAGACTACATCACTGGGAGGTTCGGCTGA
- the phoU gene encoding phosphate signaling complex protein PhoU: protein MARHFDSELQDLRDGLMAMAGQVEEMIDLSQAAVSEGSSAKAEQVKALDRLVDEQELKLDQACIDLLALRSPIATDLRLIASSLKIIPEIERIGDHCCNIARRVLYIHPPVLAGDSLERLAGETRGMVREAVNAFVKGDAEMAREVIAADDKVDALYVQIYKDLLRLMLADPLCIERASNLIIVIKNWERIADQATNIAEEVLFILEGVNVKHPYLQAGREQAED from the coding sequence ATGGCTCGCCATTTCGATTCAGAATTACAGGACCTGCGCGACGGCTTGATGGCCATGGCGGGCCAGGTCGAGGAGATGATCGACCTTTCGCAGGCCGCCGTGAGCGAAGGGTCTTCCGCCAAAGCCGAGCAGGTGAAAGCGCTGGACCGGCTGGTGGACGAGCAGGAGCTGAAACTCGACCAGGCCTGCATCGACCTGCTGGCCCTGCGTTCCCCCATCGCCACGGACCTCAGGCTCATCGCGTCGAGCCTCAAGATCATCCCCGAGATCGAGCGCATCGGCGACCACTGCTGCAACATCGCCCGCCGGGTGCTCTACATCCATCCGCCGGTCCTCGCCGGCGACTCCCTGGAGCGGCTGGCCGGGGAAACCCGCGGCATGGTGCGGGAGGCCGTGAACGCCTTCGTGAAGGGCGACGCTGAAATGGCCCGCGAGGTCATCGCCGCCGACGACAAGGTGGACGCGCTCTATGTCCAAATCTACAAAGACCTGCTGCGCCTCATGCTGGCGGATCCCCTGTGCATCGAGCGGGCCAGCAACCTCATCATCGTCATCAAGAACTGGGAGCGCATCGCCGACCAGGCCACCAACATCGCCGAAGAAGTGCTGTTCATCCTCGAGGGCGTGAATGTGAAGCATCCCTACCTGCAGGCCGGCAGGGAACAAGCCGAAGACTGA
- a CDS encoding response regulator transcription factor produces MNRILKGPPMPHLLLLEDDPDIRLGMEQHLQREGFTVSALENGKDALRLLQQVSNGLAPKLDVALLDLSLPDIDGLDVLRTIRNTAALRSLPVVLVTARSEEIDRVLGLELGADDYISKPFSTRELLARIRAILRRASFLDETAKGQMLAFGPISVDLDMHVARVNGESLDFTRREFELLAYFLKNPRRVLSREKILQQVWSLEYLGESRTIDAHVRRVRAKLGEAANLIETVVGVGYRLGSVDA; encoded by the coding sequence TTGAACCGCATCTTGAAAGGCCCCCCGATGCCCCACCTATTGCTGCTGGAAGACGACCCGGACATCCGCTTGGGGATGGAGCAGCACCTTCAGCGGGAAGGCTTCACGGTCAGCGCCCTGGAGAACGGGAAGGACGCCCTGCGGCTCCTGCAGCAGGTTTCGAATGGCCTGGCGCCCAAGCTGGACGTGGCCCTGCTCGATCTGTCCCTCCCCGATATCGATGGCCTCGATGTGCTCCGCACCATCCGCAACACCGCCGCCCTCCGTTCGCTGCCGGTGGTGCTGGTGACCGCCCGTTCGGAGGAGATCGACCGCGTGCTGGGCCTGGAACTGGGGGCGGACGACTACATTTCCAAGCCCTTTTCCACCCGTGAGCTGCTGGCCCGCATCCGCGCCATCCTGCGCCGGGCCAGCTTCCTCGACGAAACAGCGAAAGGGCAGATGCTCGCCTTCGGACCTATTTCCGTGGACCTGGACATGCACGTGGCCCGGGTGAACGGCGAATCCCTGGACTTCACCCGGCGCGAATTCGAACTGCTGGCCTACTTCCTGAAGAATCCCCGCCGGGTGCTCAGCCGCGAGAAAATCCTCCAGCAGGTCTGGAGCCTGGAATACCTGGGCGAAAGCCGCACCATCGACGCGCATGTGCGCAGGGTCCGCGCCAAACTCGGAGAAGCCGCCAACCTGATCGAGACCGTGGTGGGGGTCGGCTACCGGCTCGGCAGCGTGGACGCCTGA
- a CDS encoding DUF47 family protein, protein MSLNAVMRWLKPREMVFFDLLDESAANVLATAQFFDQGLRAGDVATWADLRREMKELEHKGDELTHDIMDRLNLTFVTPLEREDIMELAHCLDDVVDKLDAVAERFVLYRIETVLPAAMELSNFAVEGAMEVVVLIKSLRTMSDGKEISRRIRHVHNLENKADAVYHSALAQIFEDPKDPILLIKWKEILDILEEATDDIKHVAQVVGSTMMKNA, encoded by the coding sequence ATGAGCCTCAATGCGGTCATGCGCTGGCTGAAGCCACGAGAGATGGTGTTCTTCGATCTGCTGGACGAGTCGGCGGCGAATGTGCTGGCCACGGCCCAGTTCTTCGACCAGGGCCTGCGCGCCGGCGACGTGGCCACCTGGGCCGACCTGCGGCGGGAAATGAAGGAGCTGGAGCATAAAGGCGACGAGCTCACCCACGACATCATGGACCGGCTGAACCTGACCTTCGTGACCCCCCTGGAACGGGAGGACATCATGGAGCTGGCCCATTGCCTGGACGATGTGGTGGACAAGCTGGACGCGGTGGCGGAGCGGTTCGTGCTGTACCGCATCGAGACGGTGCTTCCCGCCGCCATGGAACTCAGCAATTTCGCGGTTGAAGGCGCCATGGAGGTGGTGGTGCTCATCAAGAGCCTCCGCACCATGTCGGACGGCAAGGAGATCAGCCGCCGCATCCGGCACGTCCACAATCTGGAGAACAAGGCGGACGCCGTGTACCACTCCGCCCTGGCCCAGATCTTCGAGGATCCCAAGGATCCCATTCTGCTCATCAAGTGGAAGGAGATCCTCGACATCCTCGAGGAAGCCACGGATGACATCAAGCATGTGGCCCAGGTGGTCGGCAGCACCATGATGAAGAACGCCTGA
- a CDS encoding inorganic phosphate transporter: MLEYVPAALIAIVLFSWTIDYINGFHDTANAIATVVSTGVMPVKYAIVMAATLNFTGALMGTSVATTIAKGLADSSQMVPAVIIAALLAAILWDLLTWWFGIPSSTSHTLMGGLAGAVIAHAGVSGLKWAKLREIGAFIVISPLLGFVVAAILIITILWIVRRMRVHKVNFAFRKMQLLSAGAMAFTHGQNDAQKAMGVICLGLITYGFLPPGAGNVPVPLWVKIGSALMMGAGTAGGGMKIIKTLGHKIAKLKPIHGFAAETAAAIVLFTTAHFGIPVSTTHSISGAIMGVGTSMNASAVRWGLAGNIFMAWILTIPVSAMLAMGFYQVLVFAAPDLKTNPRVIRVQTAAPAQLPAPPGPGH, encoded by the coding sequence ATGCTCGAATACGTCCCAGCGGCGCTGATCGCCATCGTCCTCTTTTCCTGGACCATCGATTACATCAACGGCTTCCACGACACGGCCAACGCCATCGCCACCGTCGTGTCCACCGGTGTGATGCCTGTCAAGTACGCCATCGTCATGGCGGCGACGCTCAATTTCACCGGCGCCCTGATGGGCACCTCGGTGGCCACCACCATTGCCAAGGGGCTCGCGGACAGCTCGCAGATGGTGCCCGCGGTCATCATCGCGGCCCTGCTGGCCGCCATCCTCTGGGACCTGCTCACCTGGTGGTTCGGAATCCCGAGCAGCACCAGCCACACCTTGATGGGTGGCCTCGCCGGCGCGGTGATCGCCCATGCCGGGGTCTCGGGCCTCAAATGGGCCAAGCTGCGGGAAATCGGCGCATTCATCGTGATCTCCCCCCTGCTCGGCTTCGTGGTGGCCGCGATCCTCATCATCACCATCCTGTGGATCGTCCGGCGCATGCGGGTGCACAAGGTGAATTTCGCCTTCCGCAAGATGCAGCTGCTCTCGGCGGGCGCCATGGCCTTCACCCACGGCCAGAACGATGCCCAGAAGGCCATGGGCGTCATCTGTCTGGGACTCATCACCTACGGATTCCTGCCTCCGGGCGCCGGCAACGTGCCCGTGCCCCTCTGGGTGAAGATCGGCTCGGCCCTCATGATGGGCGCCGGCACCGCGGGCGGCGGCATGAAGATCATCAAGACCCTGGGCCACAAGATCGCCAAGCTGAAGCCCATCCACGGGTTCGCGGCCGAAACCGCGGCGGCCATCGTCCTGTTCACGACTGCGCATTTCGGCATCCCGGTATCCACTACCCACTCCATCAGCGGCGCCATCATGGGCGTCGGCACCAGCATGAACGCCAGCGCCGTGCGCTGGGGCCTGGCGGGCAACATCTTCATGGCCTGGATCCTGACGATCCCCGTGAGCGCCATGCTGGCCATGGGGTTCTACCAGGTCCTCGTTTTCGCCGCGCCCGACCTCAAAACCAATCCCCGCGTGATCCGGGTCCAGACGGCGGCCCCCGCCCAGCTTCCCGCTCCGCCGGGGCCCGGCCACTGA
- the map gene encoding type I methionyl aminopeptidase — translation MLYREQIRYKSRKEIEKLRTAGRLAANALRTAARAAKPGVSLLELDKIAETFIRKHGAVPNFKGYHGFPGTLCTSVNDKVVHGIPTAYILQEGDVIAIDCGCRLDGFNGDTCLTVGVGQISEEAKMLIQTTQLAMFVGIEQCRPGLRLGDMATAVQTFAEERGYSIVREYIGHGIGRDLHEDPQVVYADQRPGTGFRMEPGMTITIEPILNTGSPKCLVEADGWTVRTQDGGLSAQFEHAIAITKDGPDILSIPDPEFELEDGL, via the coding sequence TTGCTTTACCGCGAACAGATCCGTTACAAGAGCCGCAAGGAGATCGAAAAACTCCGCACGGCCGGACGGCTCGCGGCCAATGCGCTCAGGACGGCGGCCAGGGCCGCCAAGCCAGGGGTCAGCCTTCTGGAACTGGACAAGATCGCCGAGACCTTCATCCGCAAACACGGCGCTGTGCCCAACTTCAAGGGCTACCACGGATTCCCGGGGACCCTTTGCACCTCGGTGAACGACAAGGTGGTCCATGGCATCCCGACGGCCTACATCCTCCAGGAGGGCGATGTCATCGCCATCGATTGCGGCTGCCGCCTGGATGGCTTCAATGGCGACACCTGCCTGACCGTGGGCGTGGGCCAGATATCCGAAGAAGCGAAGATGCTGATCCAGACGACCCAGCTCGCCATGTTCGTGGGCATCGAGCAGTGCCGGCCGGGCCTGCGGCTCGGCGACATGGCGACCGCGGTGCAGACCTTCGCCGAGGAGCGCGGCTACAGCATCGTGCGCGAGTACATCGGCCACGGCATCGGCCGCGACCTGCACGAGGATCCCCAGGTGGTCTACGCCGACCAGCGTCCCGGCACGGGCTTCCGCATGGAACCCGGCATGACCATCACCATCGAGCCCATCCTGAACACCGGTTCCCCAAAATGCCTGGTCGAGGCCGATGGCTGGACCGTGCGCACCCAGGACGGCGGCCTGAGCGCCCAGTTCGAACACGCCATCGCCATCACCAAAGACGGACCCGACATCCTCTCGATTCCCGATCCGGAATTCGAGCTGGAGGATGGACTGTAA
- a CDS encoding acetate kinase, translating into MLVLVLNSGSSSLKFNLFDMTNESLLLDGMAERIGVDGFFRWTAGKDSESRDMPIPDHDTALRDVLEVVARIVPKGRRINAVGHRVVHGGPKYGESVLITDEVLADIEAYALYAPLHNPPNALGIRVARHMFPDIPHIAVFDTAFHHTIPDYARIYGIPFELSQKYGIRRYGFHGSSHAFVAARTAILLARPLRSLKLVTCHIGNGTSVCAVLHGHSMDTSMGMTPLQGVIMGTRCGTLDPSIVDLLIEKEHLDYHAITDLLNKKSGLLGISGVSSDFREIESAADEGNVRATLARDLLTYDVRKFIGSYIAVLDGVDAITFTAGIGTNSPRLRAEVCSHLGYLGLELDQAANAEGKGERLISTPASKVAVAVVPTNEELMIARETVK; encoded by the coding sequence ATGCTCGTCCTCGTCCTGAATTCCGGCTCCTCGTCCCTCAAGTTCAATCTCTTCGACATGACGAACGAATCGCTCCTGCTGGATGGCATGGCGGAGCGCATCGGGGTGGATGGGTTCTTCCGGTGGACCGCAGGGAAGGACAGCGAAAGCCGGGACATGCCGATACCCGACCACGATACGGCCTTGCGCGACGTATTGGAGGTGGTGGCGCGGATCGTTCCCAAGGGCCGCCGCATCAATGCGGTGGGCCACCGCGTGGTCCATGGGGGGCCGAAATATGGCGAGAGCGTGCTCATCACCGATGAAGTCCTGGCCGACATCGAGGCCTACGCCCTGTATGCCCCGCTGCACAACCCTCCGAACGCGCTGGGCATCCGCGTCGCGCGCCACATGTTCCCCGATATTCCCCACATCGCGGTGTTCGACACGGCCTTCCACCACACCATTCCCGATTACGCCAGGATCTACGGAATCCCCTTCGAGTTGAGCCAGAAGTACGGCATCCGGCGGTACGGATTCCACGGCAGCAGCCATGCCTTCGTGGCGGCCCGCACCGCCATCCTGCTCGCCAGGCCGCTGCGGAGCCTGAAGCTCGTCACCTGCCATATCGGCAACGGCACCTCGGTCTGCGCGGTGCTGCACGGCCACAGCATGGACACCAGCATGGGCATGACCCCCTTGCAGGGCGTCATCATGGGAACCCGCTGCGGCACGCTGGATCCGAGCATCGTGGATCTGCTCATCGAAAAAGAGCATCTCGACTACCACGCGATCACCGACCTGCTGAACAAGAAGTCCGGCCTCCTGGGCATCAGCGGCGTTTCCAGCGATTTCAGGGAGATCGAGTCCGCCGCCGACGAAGGCAATGTGCGGGCGACGCTGGCCCGGGATCTGCTCACTTACGATGTGCGGAAGTTCATCGGCAGCTACATCGCGGTGCTGGATGGCGTGGATGCCATCACCTTCACCGCGGGCATCGGCACCAACAGCCCCCGGTTGCGCGCGGAAGTCTGCAGCCACCTGGGCTACCTGGGGCTGGAACTGGACCAGGCCGCCAATGCGGAGGGCAAGGGGGAACGGCTCATCTCCACCCCCGCCTCGAAAGTCGCCGTCGCCGTGGTGCCCACCAACGAAGAACTGATGATCGCCAGGGAAACGGTGAAATGA